One genomic region from Nymphaea colorata isolate Beijing-Zhang1983 chromosome 12, ASM883128v2, whole genome shotgun sequence encodes:
- the LOC116265764 gene encoding U-box domain-containing protein 3-like isoform X2 gives MGNMTGEALVNSISRYIHLVACQTMMKLDPLQKDYRKIVDILKLLRPVLDEAIESNVHSEELLVEFEELDLVVNEARDVIENWNPKMSKILNVLRSEPLVMKVQKSCLGICCVLNRLLISPAIEELQCMEQGQASEFIEEALRDQRDNLRPRSDNLMKIVELLGLASNQELFRESVALEKEKEKAELTKERTDIHYLDQIIVLVSHIRDCISLNKSRLTDGRAVPAYFCCPLSMELMIDPVIVASGQTFERAFIQKWLDYGLRTCPKTCQSLAHCDLIPNDTVKGLILNWCEMNNVLFPPSFMSVDHQHSYPYAPSTVLDSPDSKTLPRNRSVRSDEALYTANQYFGSNEVLSDHISISQGVRNMSIQKDGTVSFQNGNSFTERRKGSHGMRCEIPSVVVSESKPSNLSSCDQSSDHSRTDSLSSAISSVEYNHAVGTEDSNEATRFSGKHDSNEASGEITSFRHVSPTWLPGRVHSSGNRAQAGDSTVPRKHASSLPSYRREDASASTTVEHVKKLIEGLHSQSIGSQTAAAEELRLLAKYNMENRIMIAECGAIAPLVSLLYSQDKKTQENAVTALLNLSINDENKCRIAEAGVIEPLIHILKTGNSEAKENSAATLFSLSVMEEYKAKIGRSGAIRPLVELLGKGTLRGKKDAATALFNLSIFHENKARIIQAGAVKFLVELMMDPEAGMIDKAVAVLANLSTTPEGRSTICEEGGIPALVEVVEFGSQRGKENAAAALLQLCINSQSYSSLVLQEGAVPPLVALSQSGTPRAKEKAQQILSHFRNQREGKMGKGKQ, from the exons ATGGGAAATATGACTGGTGAAGCTCTAGTCAACAGTATTTCAAGATATATTCATTTAGTTGCCTGTCAGACCATGATGAAACTAGACCCACTTCAGAAAGACTACAGAAAGATAGTTGACATTCTGAAGCTTTTGAGGCCAGTGCTTGATGAGGCCATTGAGTCCAACGTACACTCAGAGGAGCTACTTGTGGAATTTGAGGAATTGGATTTGGTGGTTAATGAGGCCAGGGATGTCATTGAAAACTGGAATCCCAAAATGAGTAAGATATTAAAT GTCTTAAGAAGTGAGCCACTGGTGATGAAGGTCCAAAAAAGTTGTCTGGGAATTTGTTGTGTACTGAACAGATTGCTGATCTCTCCTGCAATTGAG GAACTTCAATGTATGGAACAGGGACAAGCATCAGAATTCATCGAAGAAGCTCTGAGAGATCAGAGAGACAATCTCAGACCCCGATCAGATAATTTGATGAAAATTGTGGAACTGCTTGGTTTGGCATCTAACCAGGAGTTATTCAGGGAAAGTGTTGctttggagaaggaaaaggagaaggctgaattaacaaaagaaagaacagaCATACACTATCTTGATCAGATTATTGTCCTTGTCAGCCACATTCGTGATTGCATCAGTTTGAATAAATCCAGGCTTACTGATGGCAGGGCAGTTCCTGCATATTTTTGCTGCCCATTGTCAATGGAGTTGATGATTGATCCAGTTATTGTGGCCTCCGGACAAACATTTGAAAGGGCTTTCATTCAGAAGTGGCTTGACTATGGCTTAAGAACTTGCCCGAAGACATGCCAGTCACTTGCTCACTGTGATCTCATTCCTAATGACACAGTTAAGGGACTTATTCTGAATTGGTGTGAGATGAACAATGTTCTTTTTCCCCCTTCCTTCATGTCAGTAGATCACCAGCATTCATACCCTTATGCTCCTTCAACAGTCTTGGATTCTCCAGATAGTAAAACCCTTCCACGCAATAGGAGTGTTAGGTCTGATGAGGCCCTGTATACAGCCAATCAGTACTTTGGCAGCAATGAAGTCTTGAGTGATCacatttcaatttctcaagGAGTTAGGAACATGTCAATTCAGAAAGATGGCACTGTATCGTTTCAAAATGGAAACTCCTTTacagaaagaaggaaagggagTCATGGCATGCGCTGTGAAATTCCAAGTGTGGTGGTGTCAGAAAGTAAACCCAGCAACCTCTCATCATGTGACCAATCTAGTGATCATAGCCGGACTGATTCACTGTCAAGTGCCATTTCTAGCGTTGAGTATAATCATGCAGTGGGTACAGAAGATTCAAATGAAGCAACCAGGTTTTCAGGCAAGCACGATAGCAATGAGGCCTCTGGAGAAATTACATCTTTCCGTCATGTTTCCCCCACTTGGTTGCCTGGACGAGTGCATAGTTCAGGAAACCGGGCACAGGCTGGTGATAGTACTGTTCCTCGAAAGCATGCATCTTCACTTCCATCTTACAGACGTGAGGATGCCTCAGCTTCAACAACTGTTGAACATgttaaaaaattgattgaagGACTTCATAGTCAATCAATTGGATCACAAACGGCAGCAGCAGAAGAGCTTCGGCTTTTGGCAAAGTATAATATGGAAAACCGGATAATGATTGCAGAATGTGGAGCTATAGCTCCATTAGTTTCTCTATTatattctcaagataaaaaGACACAGGAAAATGCAGTGACAGCACTTCTGAACTTATCGATAAATGATGAAAACAAATGTAGAATTGCAGAAGCAGGTGTGATTGAACCTCTCATTCATATCTTGAAGACAGGAAATTCTGAAGCCAAGGAAAACTCTGCTGCAACTTTGTTTAGCCTCTCAGTTATGGAGGAATACAAGGCCAAGATTGGGAGATCTGGTGCTATCCGTCCTTTGGTTGAACTTCTTGGTAAAGGAACCCTTAGAGGAAAGAAAGATGCAGCCACTGCACTCTTTAATCTATCCATCTTCCATGAGAACAAAGCACGCATAATCCAGGCAGGTGCCGTCAAGTTCCTTGTGGAGTTGATGATGGATCCAGAAGCAGGAATGATTGATAAAGCTGTTGCCGTTCTGGCAAATCTATCAACGACCCCAGAAGGCCGATCAACTATTTGCGAGGAGGGTGGGATTCCAGCATTAGtggaggttgttgagtttggaTCTCAAAGGGGTAAAGAGAATGCAGCTGCGGCCTTGTTGCAGCTCTGCATTAATAGCCAGAGTTACTCCAGCCTGGTGTTGCAGGAAGGAGCTGTGCCCCCACTAGTTGCGTTATCTCAGTCAGGCACACCAAGAGCAAAAGAGAAG GCACAACAGATCCTCAGTCATTTTAGGAACCAAAGAGAGGGAAAAATGGGCAAGGGGAAGCAATAA